A genomic region of Gemmatimonadota bacterium contains the following coding sequences:
- a CDS encoding RidA family protein, which produces MNLPFSDAVRVGHLLFLSGQIGNIPGTTDLAPGGIQGEARQTMENIRTVLEANGSSMDRVIKATVMLADIAEWPAFNEVYVTYFPGDKPARSAFAGSGLAFGARCEVEVIATVGE; this is translated from the coding sequence ATGAACCTGCCCTTCTCGGACGCCGTGCGCGTGGGGCACCTGCTGTTCCTCTCCGGCCAGATCGGGAACATCCCCGGTACGACGGACCTGGCGCCCGGGGGCATCCAGGGTGAGGCCCGCCAGACCATGGAGAACATCAGGACGGTCCTGGAAGCCAATGGATCCTCCATGGACCGGGTGATCAAGGCCACGGTCATGCTCGCGGACATCGCCGAATGGCCCGCCTTCAACGAGGTGTACGTCACGTACTTTCCCGGCGACAAGCCGGCCCGCAGCGCCTTCGCTGGCAGCGGCCTGGCCTTCGGCGCGCGGTGCGAAGTCGAGGTGATCGCCACGGTGGGGGAATAG